A stretch of the Acanthochromis polyacanthus isolate Apoly-LR-REF ecotype Palm Island chromosome 22, KAUST_Apoly_ChrSc, whole genome shotgun sequence genome encodes the following:
- the LOC127531937 gene encoding NHS-like protein 1 isoform X2: MLPWQHAFKDPPQGLQDPPKPWNTCRALTVPLAHAQAPWNLFKDLWSLLKDPGTIFETPTTSKGDGESRWSVHYTTQKPRQGLRFIAGKKRAGSADDLRACPGLARPRPQSPGLDQSEDSSRRRLRDKGRSMSSASSDEDERFILNNTRPLTPLVLNPVQLTSCWDVFSPAYEPTVGMEMELPPRLPTPEERMRQQAKAVAADVVPINVTGESFDRQASFRRTLSNADSLTRRPRNLNRRKTVTGIPNDVSPKTSVSTVLPGQFSTVGRPASASCSSSNQSEATEVEENGGIRKDGQSRRIRAPRGEGMSSLMASLTSSPRVQNHSSEFHSLPRPATNSSLNSEASCTSASYRMLSASSSCYQSQDLQGFPSDLQPLLPFDSTARVLPQSPFSSSSVHGSPPTSEWSYSRNKPLNEGPSSTHYLSCSSITDSESQFSYQALDEQTQTHQSTQHFYDCDSYSGDRWSHQPLSPSSSVHSSAVQDTTCVSEESWNCNPLLSSGRSTPSCTDSNSLCSEKMTSSPSLSREKRRSSTSSSTSYYRTATRSISLRKSKRPPPPPLRSDSLRRRSGRSKPSRYSTSPRLEHTTKCKSSSQTYHDPWVPRIKRRQSGLNCGTVTTFEPLSPDCQASAESPTPDHQPTTPDHPPVRTPASPHSGEGGLRLTLNPQPAGSSVSGLQRLASPSSGYSSQSNTPTPGTPLSSPLTPSSPLTASPGAFSLPPTSPFSTSSSVPLSPVASSLPRTRSRADGKPKPLVPERKSSLLSSLSSSFSSTSSLSSCTSLESSAKLPLLPPPPPPPPPPTPLPESSSSLPLAPPLLTKLSVAPPPLSSLPPPPTLPPPPPPPPLPPFSRPPPPPYSFAVRHSSYPPPPASPPPPPSLELPDMPIADLPPPPPPPPLPPLSMPSASPLPSLNACAKVATPPCPLVTAKALQGVKLRSVKNLDALQANAASSDGAVQTHADMSSANSNHANANQDQPSAMSDKVNRDCLANTDVGLAGPGSQHAFCDVAPNEANISSALMGNASPKDPADADAKHPELKSNHNDYRQAGSEMATPNSESAYSHLQNLKGIICSPANQRSSGPQTSSDETPQNIQSDERGSEDSHMYATHTKYTYVSNQVISPDSPWVKMPDDENHIDTIIQHAHLQQQVKDTVLTDAKLTEHAETHRVSKTVPSVEKNDKIKSRMQNLGAADLAYADMKTINSNFRTSSPKKLCSPEKPVPPKKPDLCILGVMGSPKTRRGQSGGKSREKVSALSSEPPVDSLDICLHTHVTHDAPSPKHSTCTADNSVRPAHLMDATTADIATLSPASSPQWQKPPILHKKPDLLLTSPQTTEPLFASKNKKRAFKGTSKTSSISQTQTTTGTSSTLEIVGTAGSMGTAGSMGTAGIMSTTESMCTSGSMGPSGIMGTSGSMGTSGMIGTLGIIGTMGMMGTSEIMATTGARNTETSSTFKTIYGTHHPSGIIGHGTYSSLGSSGSHAAAYTWTGGSQTGVTRITKTRLYQGDEKTFQRRMMRSSLAEDDEEDEKERALERGMKAMMMMTASSSTKIKDKARKRRKRRPGRQLLMMSSTMAPSPSSSSSSSSSSSSSSSSGDERDVTKDRIMQAIQKRATKMCDQETSDSESSCVLIGQSRYSLSSALSTDSLRGELSLPDLLIQEPDEGEVERGNEETQRKGKQTKEGSGSSDGKSAELFINVSADQMFVPVRPRTTEDLFAVIHRSKRKMFGRKDSKDVRNHSSSSSSSSPMTPTDPLTRPTRPAALRGQRCQRSESFKALLLRKGSRTDASSRVSAVEQLRKVATSSIAELQTKPPDPVQPFILPPRSPSVQDFSTMFSDDLTRLLLTSSSSPFYFLTSPSPVRPRSLTPPCSASRRFAARRRLFATPMTAISEGDGEEEEEEEVFRGARESNLRSVEIS; encoded by the exons atgttaccatggcaacatgCTTTCAAGGACCCTCCTCAAGGACTCCAGGACCCTCCAAAACCCTGGAACACCTGCAGAGCACTAACGGTACCTCTGGCACATGCTCAAGCACCCTGGAACCTATTTAAGGACCTCTGGAGTCTCCTTAAGGACCCTGGCACCATTTTCGAGACTCCCACAACCTCCAAAG GAGATGGTGAAAGCAGGTGGTCTGTTCACTACACTACCCAGAAGCCCCGGCAGGGTCTACGCTTCATCGCCGGGAAGAAACGAGCAGGAAGCGCCGATGACCTGCGAG CATGTCCCGGACTAGCTCGGCCCCGCCCACAGAGCCCAGGCCTCGACCAATCAGAGGACAGCTCTCGGCGGCGCTTGAGGGACAAAGGCAGGAGTATG tcGTCGGCATCCTCAGATGAAGACGAGAGGTTCATCTTGAACAACACGCGCCCTCTGACTCCGCTGGTCCTGAACCCTGTCCAGCTCACCTCTTGCTGGGACGTCTTCTCGCCAGCCTACGAGCCGACGGTGGGCATGGAGATGGAGCTGCCGCCTCGACTGCCGACGCCAGAGGAGAGGatgaggcagcaggcgaaggcGGTCGCTGCTGATGTTGTCCCCATCAACGTAACGG GTGAGAGTTTTGATCGTCAGGCCAGTTTTCGAAGAACTCTTTCCAACGCTGACTCGCTAACCAGGCGACCCCGTAACCTCAACCGCCGAAAGACGGTTACTGGGATACCAAATGATGTCAGCCCCAAAACTTCAGTCTCTACGGTTCTTCCCGGTCAGTTCTCCACCGTGGGTCGACCTGCTTCcgcctcctgcagctcctccaacCAATCAGAGGCCACAGAGGTGGAGGAGAATGGAGGAATCCGGAAGGACGGACAGTCGAGGAGGATCCGAGCCCCTCGAGGAGAGGGGATGTCCAGCCTCATGGCCTCCCTTACTTCCTCCCCCCGTGTCCAAAACCACTCCTCGGAGTTCCACAGTCTCCCCCGTCCAGCAACCAACTCCTCTCTGAACTCTGAGGCCAGCTGTACCAGCGCCTCCTACAGGATGCTCAGCGCCTCCTCGTCCTGCTACCAG TCACAAGATCTCCAGGGTTTCCCCAGCGACCTCCAGCCCCTGCTGCCATTTGACTCCACAGCCAGAGTCTTGCCGCAGTCTCCTTTCTCCTCTTCGTCCGTCCACGGTTCGCCCCCAACATCAGAGTGGTCTTACTCAAGAAATAAGCCCCTGAATGAGGGTCCTTCCTCCACCCACTacctctcctgctcctccatcACTGATTCAGAGTCTCAGTTTAGCTACCAGGCTCTGGATGAGCAGACCCAGACCCACCAGAGCACTCAGCATTTCTACGATTGTGACTCTTACAGTGGGGACAGATGGAGCCACCAGCCCCTGTCCCCCAGCTCCAGTGTCCACAGCAGTGCTGTCCAGGACACAACATGTGTTTCTGAGGAAAGTTGGAACTGCAACCCCCTGCTCTCCTCTGGTCGCTCCACCCCCTCTTGCACTGACAGCAACTCCTTGTGCTCTGAGAAGATGACCTCCTCTCCCTCGCTAAGCCGAGAGAAAAGGAGGTCCAGCActtcttcctccacctcctaCTATCGCACTGCCACCCGCAGCATTTCCCTCCGCAAGTCCAAGCGACCACCTCCTCCGCCGCTACGCTCGGACTCTCTGAGACGACGATCTGGTCGGAGCAAACCCTCCCGCTATTCGACCAGTCCCCGCCTGGAGCACACCACCAAGTGCAAGTCATCTTCCCAGACCTACCACGATCCCTGGGTGCCCCGGATCAAAAGACGCCAGAGTGGATTGAACTGTGGGACCGTCACAACCTTTGAACCTCTAAGTCCAGACTGCCAGGCATCTGCTGAGTCTCCTACTCCTGATCACCAACCAACCACCCCGGACCACCCTCCTGTCCGCACCCCGGCATCTCCACATTCAGGAGAGGGAGGCCTCAGACTTACTCTCAATCCCCAACCTGCTGGCTCCTCTGTGTCTGGGCTCCAGCGCCTCGCTTCGCCCTCCAGTGGTTACTCCAGCCAGTCCAACACCCCAACTCCTGGCACTCCACTGTCTTCCCCcctcaccccttcctcccctctcACAGCCAGTCCTGGAGCCTTTTCCCTCCCCCCAACCTCCCCTTTCTCCACTTCATCCTCTGTCCCCCTTTCACCCGTCGCCTCCTCCTTGCCCAGGACAAGGTCTCGGGCCGATGGGAAGCCGAAGCCACTGGTGCCAGAAAGGAAGTCATCACTCCTGTCCTCCTTGTCgtcctccttttcctccacctcctccctctcATCCTGCACCTCCTTAGAGTCTTCGGCCAAACTTCCTCTCctgccgcctcctcctcctcctcctcctcctcctactcctcTGCCAGAATCGTCCTCCTCTTTGCCTCttgctcctcctcttctcaccAAACTCTCTGTAGCTCCTCCTCCACTttcatctcttcctcctcctcctactcttcctcctccccctcctcctcctcctctacctcctttCTCCcgacctcctcctcccccctacTCCTTTGCTGTGAGACACAGCAGctaccctcctcctccagcttctccacctcctccaccatctTTAGAACTCCCAGACATGCCAATCGCTGACCTTCCTCCTCCACCGCCACCTCCTCCGCTTCCTCCTCTCTCTAtgccctctgcctcccccctcccctctctaAATGCTTGTGCTAAAGTGGCCACGCCTCCCTGCCCTCTGGTCACCGCCAAAGCTCTGCAGGGCGTCAAGCTTCGCTCTGTGAAGAACCTGGATGCCCTGCAGGCCAATGCTGCATCTTCTGATGGTGCAGTCCAAACCCATGCTGACATGTCATCAGCTAATTCTaaccatgctaatgctaaccagGACCAACCATCTGCTATGTCCGATAAAGTAAATCGTGATTGCCTGGCCAACACCGATGTGGGACTTGCTGGACCGGGATCACAACATGCTTTCTGTGATGTAGCTCCCAATGAAGCTAACATATCTAGTGCGTTAATGGGTAATGCTAGCCCTAAAGACCCAGCCGATGCTGACGCAAAGCACCCGGAACTCAAATCAAATCACAATGATTACAGACAAGCAGGAAGTGAGATGGCAACACCCAACAGTGAGTCAGCTTATTCTCATCTTCAGAACTTAAAAGGCATTATTTGTAGCCCTGCTAATCAGAGAAGCTCTGGGCCTCAGACAAGCAGTGATGAAACTCCTCAAAACATCCAGTCTGATGAACGGGGAAGTGAAGACTCACACATGTATGCTACACATACGAAATACACATACGTAAGCAATCAAGTCATCAGTCCTGACAGTCCTTGGGTAAAAATGCCTGATGATGAAAATCACATTGACACAATTATCCAACATGCGCATTTACAACAGCAGGTAAAAGATACAGTGCTAAcagatgctaagctaacagagCATGCAGAGACACATAGAGTAAGCAAAACGGTACCATCAGtagagaaaaatgacaagatCAAATCTCGAATGCAGAATCTTGGTGCTGCTGATCTGGCCTACGCTGATATGAAAACCATTAACAGTAACTTCAGGACAAGCAGCCCCAAGAAGCTCTGCTCACCAGAGAAGCCAGTTCCACCAAAGAAGCCTGATCTTTGTATCCTGGGTGTCATGGGTTCCCCCAAGACCAGGCGAGGACAAAGTGGAGGAAAGAGCAGGGAAAAAGTTTCAGCTCTTTCTTCGGAGCCCCCTGTGGACTCATTGGACATTTGTTTGCATACACATGTGACCCATGATGCACCTTCACCGAAGCACTCCACGTGCACCGCTGACAACTCGGTGAGGCCTGCACATTTGATGGATGCAACAACTGCAGACATTGCCACACTTTCACCTGCCAGCTCCCCTCAATGGCAGAAACCACCAATTTTGCACAAGAAGCCAGATCTCTTATTGACCTCACCCCAAACAACCGAACCTCTCTTTGCATCTAAGAATAAAAAAAGGGCCTTCAAAGGAACCTCCAAGACCAGTAGTATTTCACAGACTCAGACCACCACAGGGACCAGTAGCACCCTAGAAATAGTGGGCACCGCTGGGTCCATGGGCACCGCTGGGTCCATGGGCACTGCTGGGATCATGAGCACCACTGAGTCCATGTGCACTTCTGGGTCCATGGGCCCCTCGGGGATCATGGGCACTTCTGGGTCCATGGGTACCTCGGGAATGATAGGCACATTGGGAATCATTGGTACCATGGGGATGATGGGCACCTCGGAAATCATGGCTACTACAGGGGCCAGAAACACTGAGACCAGTAGCACCTTCAAAACCATCTATGGAACCCATCACCCATCAGGGATTATAGGTCATGGTACCTACAGCAGCTTGGGGAGCTCAGGGTCCCATGCAGCTGCTTACACCTGGACAGGGGGCTCCCAAACTGGGGTAACGAGGATCACCAAGACAAGACTTTATCAGGGTGAtgagaaaacatttcaaaggAGGATGATGAGGTCATCACTGGCTGAAGATGATGAGGAAGATGAGAAGGAAAGGGCATTAGAGAGAGGGATGAAggcaatgatgatgatgacggcATCATCCAGTACAAAGATAAAAGACAAAGcaaggaagaggagaaagaggagaccAGGCAGGCAACTgctgatgatgtcatcaacaATGGCACCCTCtccctcatcatcatcctcatcatcatcgtcgtcgTCCTCTTCGTCCTCATCTGGAGATGAACGAGACGTGACAAAAGACAGGATAATGCAAGCGATTCAGAAGAGAGCAACGAAAATGTGCGATCAAGAGACGAGTGACTCTGAAAGCTCCTGCGTTCTGATTGGTCAGAGCAGGTACTCGCTCAGCAGCGCACTGTCCACTGACAGCCTGCGGGGGGAGCTGTCacttccagacctcctgatccAGGAACCAGATGAGGGAGAGGTGGAGCGAGGAAATGAAGAAACCCAGAGGAAAGGGAAGCAGACAAAGGAGGGCAGTGGATCTTCAGATGGCAAGTCGG CCGAGCTGTTCATCAATGTGTCGGCAGATCAGATGTTCGTCCCCGTTCGGCCCCGAACCACAGAGGATCTATTCGCTGTCATCCACAG GTCTAAGAGGAAGATGTTCGGTCGAAAGGATTCAAAAGACGTCAGAAACCATTCATCgtcctcctcttcgtcctctCCGATGACCCCTACCGACCCCCTGACTCGCCCGACTCGACCTGCTGCCCTCCGAGGCCAAAGGTGTCAGAGAAGTGAAAGCTTTAAGGCTCTCCTGCTAAGGAAGGGGAGTCGGACTGATGCGTCGTCTCGGGTCTCGGCCGTCGAGCAGCTTCGTAAAGTTGCAACTTCGTCTATCGCTGAGCTCCAGACGAAGCCTCCAGACCCAGTCCAACCCTTCATCCTGCCGCCCAGGTCTCCGAGTGTTCAGGACTTCTCCACGATGTTCAGCGATGATCTGACTcgcctcctcctcacctcctcGTCCTCGCCCTTCTACTTCCTCACCTCCCCCTCCCCCGTGCGACCTCGCTCCCTCACCCCTCCCTGCTCGGCGAGCCGACGCTTCGCTGCCCGCCGACGCCTCTTCGCCACTCCCATGACAGCCATCTCTGAAGGGGatggcgaggaggaggaggaggaggaggttttcAGAGGTGCCAGAGAATCGAACCTGAGATCGGTTGAGATTTCATGA
- the LOC127531937 gene encoding NHS-like protein 1 isoform X5: MEMELPPRLPTPEERMRQQAKAVAADVVPINVTGESFDRQASFRRTLSNADSLTRRPRNLNRRKTVTGIPNDVSPKTSVSTVLPGQFSTVGRPASASCSSSNQSEATEVEENGGIRKDGQSRRIRAPRGEGMSSLMASLTSSPRVQNHSSEFHSLPRPATNSSLNSEASCTSASYRMLSASSSCYQSQDLQGFPSDLQPLLPFDSTARVLPQSPFSSSSVHGSPPTSEWSYSRNKPLNEGPSSTHYLSCSSITDSESQFSYQALDEQTQTHQSTQHFYDCDSYSGDRWSHQPLSPSSSVHSSAVQDTTCVSEESWNCNPLLSSGRSTPSCTDSNSLCSEKMTSSPSLSREKRRSSTSSSTSYYRTATRSISLRKSKRPPPPPLRSDSLRRRSGRSKPSRYSTSPRLEHTTKCKSSSQTYHDPWVPRIKRRQSGLNCGTVTTFEPLSPDCQASAESPTPDHQPTTPDHPPVRTPASPHSGEGGLRLTLNPQPAGSSVSGLQRLASPSSGYSSQSNTPTPGTPLSSPLTPSSPLTASPGAFSLPPTSPFSTSSSVPLSPVASSLPRTRSRADGKPKPLVPERKSSLLSSLSSSFSSTSSLSSCTSLESSAKLPLLPPPPPPPPPPTPLPESSSSLPLAPPLLTKLSVAPPPLSSLPPPPTLPPPPPPPPLPPFSRPPPPPYSFAVRHSSYPPPPASPPPPPSLELPDMPIADLPPPPPPPPLPPLSMPSASPLPSLNACAKVATPPCPLVTAKALQGVKLRSVKNLDALQANAASSDGAVQTHADMSSANSNHANANQDQPSAMSDKVNRDCLANTDVGLAGPGSQHAFCDVAPNEANISSALMGNASPKDPADADAKHPELKSNHNDYRQAGSEMATPNSESAYSHLQNLKGIICSPANQRSSGPQTSSDETPQNIQSDERGSEDSHMYATHTKYTYVSNQVISPDSPWVKMPDDENHIDTIIQHAHLQQQVKDTVLTDAKLTEHAETHRVSKTVPSVEKNDKIKSRMQNLGAADLAYADMKTINSNFRTSSPKKLCSPEKPVPPKKPDLCILGVMGSPKTRRGQSGGKSREKVSALSSEPPVDSLDICLHTHVTHDAPSPKHSTCTADNSVRPAHLMDATTADIATLSPASSPQWQKPPILHKKPDLLLTSPQTTEPLFASKNKKRAFKGTSKTSSISQTQTTTGTSSTLEIVGTAGSMGTAGSMGTAGIMSTTESMCTSGSMGPSGIMGTSGSMGTSGMIGTLGIIGTMGMMGTSEIMATTGARNTETSSTFKTIYGTHHPSGIIGHGTYSSLGSSGSHAAAYTWTGGSQTGVTRITKTRLYQGDEKTFQRRMMRSSLAEDDEEDEKERALERGMKAMMMMTASSSTKIKDKARKRRKRRPGRQLLMMSSTMAPSPSSSSSSSSSSSSSSSSGDERDVTKDRIMQAIQKRATKMCDQETSDSESSCVLIGQSRYSLSSALSTDSLRGELSLPDLLIQEPDEGEVERGNEETQRKGKQTKEGSGSSDGKSAELFINVSADQMFVPVRPRTTEDLFAVIHRSKRKMFGRKDSKDVRNHSSSSSSSSPMTPTDPLTRPTRPAALRGQRCQRSESFKALLLRKGSRTDASSRVSAVEQLRKVATSSIAELQTKPPDPVQPFILPPRSPSVQDFSTMFSDDLTRLLLTSSSSPFYFLTSPSPVRPRSLTPPCSASRRFAARRRLFATPMTAISEGDGEEEEEEEVFRGARESNLRSVEIS, from the exons ATGGAGATGGAGCTGCCGCCTCGACTGCCGACGCCAGAGGAGAGGatgaggcagcaggcgaaggcGGTCGCTGCTGATGTTGTCCCCATCAACGTAACGG GTGAGAGTTTTGATCGTCAGGCCAGTTTTCGAAGAACTCTTTCCAACGCTGACTCGCTAACCAGGCGACCCCGTAACCTCAACCGCCGAAAGACGGTTACTGGGATACCAAATGATGTCAGCCCCAAAACTTCAGTCTCTACGGTTCTTCCCGGTCAGTTCTCCACCGTGGGTCGACCTGCTTCcgcctcctgcagctcctccaacCAATCAGAGGCCACAGAGGTGGAGGAGAATGGAGGAATCCGGAAGGACGGACAGTCGAGGAGGATCCGAGCCCCTCGAGGAGAGGGGATGTCCAGCCTCATGGCCTCCCTTACTTCCTCCCCCCGTGTCCAAAACCACTCCTCGGAGTTCCACAGTCTCCCCCGTCCAGCAACCAACTCCTCTCTGAACTCTGAGGCCAGCTGTACCAGCGCCTCCTACAGGATGCTCAGCGCCTCCTCGTCCTGCTACCAG TCACAAGATCTCCAGGGTTTCCCCAGCGACCTCCAGCCCCTGCTGCCATTTGACTCCACAGCCAGAGTCTTGCCGCAGTCTCCTTTCTCCTCTTCGTCCGTCCACGGTTCGCCCCCAACATCAGAGTGGTCTTACTCAAGAAATAAGCCCCTGAATGAGGGTCCTTCCTCCACCCACTacctctcctgctcctccatcACTGATTCAGAGTCTCAGTTTAGCTACCAGGCTCTGGATGAGCAGACCCAGACCCACCAGAGCACTCAGCATTTCTACGATTGTGACTCTTACAGTGGGGACAGATGGAGCCACCAGCCCCTGTCCCCCAGCTCCAGTGTCCACAGCAGTGCTGTCCAGGACACAACATGTGTTTCTGAGGAAAGTTGGAACTGCAACCCCCTGCTCTCCTCTGGTCGCTCCACCCCCTCTTGCACTGACAGCAACTCCTTGTGCTCTGAGAAGATGACCTCCTCTCCCTCGCTAAGCCGAGAGAAAAGGAGGTCCAGCActtcttcctccacctcctaCTATCGCACTGCCACCCGCAGCATTTCCCTCCGCAAGTCCAAGCGACCACCTCCTCCGCCGCTACGCTCGGACTCTCTGAGACGACGATCTGGTCGGAGCAAACCCTCCCGCTATTCGACCAGTCCCCGCCTGGAGCACACCACCAAGTGCAAGTCATCTTCCCAGACCTACCACGATCCCTGGGTGCCCCGGATCAAAAGACGCCAGAGTGGATTGAACTGTGGGACCGTCACAACCTTTGAACCTCTAAGTCCAGACTGCCAGGCATCTGCTGAGTCTCCTACTCCTGATCACCAACCAACCACCCCGGACCACCCTCCTGTCCGCACCCCGGCATCTCCACATTCAGGAGAGGGAGGCCTCAGACTTACTCTCAATCCCCAACCTGCTGGCTCCTCTGTGTCTGGGCTCCAGCGCCTCGCTTCGCCCTCCAGTGGTTACTCCAGCCAGTCCAACACCCCAACTCCTGGCACTCCACTGTCTTCCCCcctcaccccttcctcccctctcACAGCCAGTCCTGGAGCCTTTTCCCTCCCCCCAACCTCCCCTTTCTCCACTTCATCCTCTGTCCCCCTTTCACCCGTCGCCTCCTCCTTGCCCAGGACAAGGTCTCGGGCCGATGGGAAGCCGAAGCCACTGGTGCCAGAAAGGAAGTCATCACTCCTGTCCTCCTTGTCgtcctccttttcctccacctcctccctctcATCCTGCACCTCCTTAGAGTCTTCGGCCAAACTTCCTCTCctgccgcctcctcctcctcctcctcctcctcctactcctcTGCCAGAATCGTCCTCCTCTTTGCCTCttgctcctcctcttctcaccAAACTCTCTGTAGCTCCTCCTCCACTttcatctcttcctcctcctcctactcttcctcctccccctcctcctcctcctctacctcctttCTCCcgacctcctcctcccccctacTCCTTTGCTGTGAGACACAGCAGctaccctcctcctccagcttctccacctcctccaccatctTTAGAACTCCCAGACATGCCAATCGCTGACCTTCCTCCTCCACCGCCACCTCCTCCGCTTCCTCCTCTCTCTAtgccctctgcctcccccctcccctctctaAATGCTTGTGCTAAAGTGGCCACGCCTCCCTGCCCTCTGGTCACCGCCAAAGCTCTGCAGGGCGTCAAGCTTCGCTCTGTGAAGAACCTGGATGCCCTGCAGGCCAATGCTGCATCTTCTGATGGTGCAGTCCAAACCCATGCTGACATGTCATCAGCTAATTCTaaccatgctaatgctaaccagGACCAACCATCTGCTATGTCCGATAAAGTAAATCGTGATTGCCTGGCCAACACCGATGTGGGACTTGCTGGACCGGGATCACAACATGCTTTCTGTGATGTAGCTCCCAATGAAGCTAACATATCTAGTGCGTTAATGGGTAATGCTAGCCCTAAAGACCCAGCCGATGCTGACGCAAAGCACCCGGAACTCAAATCAAATCACAATGATTACAGACAAGCAGGAAGTGAGATGGCAACACCCAACAGTGAGTCAGCTTATTCTCATCTTCAGAACTTAAAAGGCATTATTTGTAGCCCTGCTAATCAGAGAAGCTCTGGGCCTCAGACAAGCAGTGATGAAACTCCTCAAAACATCCAGTCTGATGAACGGGGAAGTGAAGACTCACACATGTATGCTACACATACGAAATACACATACGTAAGCAATCAAGTCATCAGTCCTGACAGTCCTTGGGTAAAAATGCCTGATGATGAAAATCACATTGACACAATTATCCAACATGCGCATTTACAACAGCAGGTAAAAGATACAGTGCTAAcagatgctaagctaacagagCATGCAGAGACACATAGAGTAAGCAAAACGGTACCATCAGtagagaaaaatgacaagatCAAATCTCGAATGCAGAATCTTGGTGCTGCTGATCTGGCCTACGCTGATATGAAAACCATTAACAGTAACTTCAGGACAAGCAGCCCCAAGAAGCTCTGCTCACCAGAGAAGCCAGTTCCACCAAAGAAGCCTGATCTTTGTATCCTGGGTGTCATGGGTTCCCCCAAGACCAGGCGAGGACAAAGTGGAGGAAAGAGCAGGGAAAAAGTTTCAGCTCTTTCTTCGGAGCCCCCTGTGGACTCATTGGACATTTGTTTGCATACACATGTGACCCATGATGCACCTTCACCGAAGCACTCCACGTGCACCGCTGACAACTCGGTGAGGCCTGCACATTTGATGGATGCAACAACTGCAGACATTGCCACACTTTCACCTGCCAGCTCCCCTCAATGGCAGAAACCACCAATTTTGCACAAGAAGCCAGATCTCTTATTGACCTCACCCCAAACAACCGAACCTCTCTTTGCATCTAAGAATAAAAAAAGGGCCTTCAAAGGAACCTCCAAGACCAGTAGTATTTCACAGACTCAGACCACCACAGGGACCAGTAGCACCCTAGAAATAGTGGGCACCGCTGGGTCCATGGGCACCGCTGGGTCCATGGGCACTGCTGGGATCATGAGCACCACTGAGTCCATGTGCACTTCTGGGTCCATGGGCCCCTCGGGGATCATGGGCACTTCTGGGTCCATGGGTACCTCGGGAATGATAGGCACATTGGGAATCATTGGTACCATGGGGATGATGGGCACCTCGGAAATCATGGCTACTACAGGGGCCAGAAACACTGAGACCAGTAGCACCTTCAAAACCATCTATGGAACCCATCACCCATCAGGGATTATAGGTCATGGTACCTACAGCAGCTTGGGGAGCTCAGGGTCCCATGCAGCTGCTTACACCTGGACAGGGGGCTCCCAAACTGGGGTAACGAGGATCACCAAGACAAGACTTTATCAGGGTGAtgagaaaacatttcaaaggAGGATGATGAGGTCATCACTGGCTGAAGATGATGAGGAAGATGAGAAGGAAAGGGCATTAGAGAGAGGGATGAAggcaatgatgatgatgacggcATCATCCAGTACAAAGATAAAAGACAAAGcaaggaagaggagaaagaggagaccAGGCAGGCAACTgctgatgatgtcatcaacaATGGCACCCTCtccctcatcatcatcctcatcatcatcgtcgtcgTCCTCTTCGTCCTCATCTGGAGATGAACGAGACGTGACAAAAGACAGGATAATGCAAGCGATTCAGAAGAGAGCAACGAAAATGTGCGATCAAGAGACGAGTGACTCTGAAAGCTCCTGCGTTCTGATTGGTCAGAGCAGGTACTCGCTCAGCAGCGCACTGTCCACTGACAGCCTGCGGGGGGAGCTGTCacttccagacctcctgatccAGGAACCAGATGAGGGAGAGGTGGAGCGAGGAAATGAAGAAACCCAGAGGAAAGGGAAGCAGACAAAGGAGGGCAGTGGATCTTCAGATGGCAAGTCGG CCGAGCTGTTCATCAATGTGTCGGCAGATCAGATGTTCGTCCCCGTTCGGCCCCGAACCACAGAGGATCTATTCGCTGTCATCCACAG GTCTAAGAGGAAGATGTTCGGTCGAAAGGATTCAAAAGACGTCAGAAACCATTCATCgtcctcctcttcgtcctctCCGATGACCCCTACCGACCCCCTGACTCGCCCGACTCGACCTGCTGCCCTCCGAGGCCAAAGGTGTCAGAGAAGTGAAAGCTTTAAGGCTCTCCTGCTAAGGAAGGGGAGTCGGACTGATGCGTCGTCTCGGGTCTCGGCCGTCGAGCAGCTTCGTAAAGTTGCAACTTCGTCTATCGCTGAGCTCCAGACGAAGCCTCCAGACCCAGTCCAACCCTTCATCCTGCCGCCCAGGTCTCCGAGTGTTCAGGACTTCTCCACGATGTTCAGCGATGATCTGACTcgcctcctcctcacctcctcGTCCTCGCCCTTCTACTTCCTCACCTCCCCCTCCCCCGTGCGACCTCGCTCCCTCACCCCTCCCTGCTCGGCGAGCCGACGCTTCGCTGCCCGCCGACGCCTCTTCGCCACTCCCATGACAGCCATCTCTGAAGGGGatggcgaggaggaggaggaggaggaggttttcAGAGGTGCCAGAGAATCGAACCTGAGATCGGTTGAGATTTCATGA